In a single window of the Nicotiana tomentosiformis chromosome 10, ASM39032v3, whole genome shotgun sequence genome:
- the LOC104115345 gene encoding uncharacterized protein, whose product MYVTRPLSYYQKNPDALSLPPEGPNSGYLVIQDEESETYCCFGLCKNYDIMDLPFPQNKKLTVRYQWNDGMNSRIRSDENMRIQRDDVMFIPVLNKPLSSNHYYAIKPHGKRKGQAFTCSKEEDKQTCCFCRCVRDVKPKPLDPEEVYQQFQICLYDTGCSAKGNFFAKSLAPDGFPPHFLRRKGWHLCAETPKNYELNDDALGLNAELRQQLPEFNFTPSCKSSDVVVVGKWYCPFMFIKDGIVLLKEQMKRSMFYEMTLEQRWEQFFTCQNDYINEGNSVLVDVAPDTEVVLVDGTKATWDDKNVVERVIWFRSYDKNGKEVTSMGLREEIVQRMKWEQERGGWKTQRRIKQVEQYRENSSGWRRFSCYVLVERFVLRRMDRSLVMTYDFKHIDKVQSIWE is encoded by the exons ATGTATGTAACAAGGCCTCTTTCTTACTACCAAAAGAATCCAGATGCTCTTTCATTACCTCCTGAAGGTCCAAATTCAGGTTACTTAGTGATTCAAGATGAGGAATCTGAAACTTATTGTTGTTTTGGACTTTGTAAAAATTATGATATCATGGACCTGCCTTTCCCTCAGAACAAGAAGCTGACCGTTCGATACCAATGGAACGATGGAATGAACTCTCGTATTCGTAGTGATGAGAACATGAGAATTCAAAGGGATGATGTAATGTTCATTCCAGTTCTTAATAAGCCATTGTCTTCTAATCATTATTATGCTATCAAGCCTCATGGAAAGCGCAAGGG ACAAGCATTTACTTGTTCAAAGGAGGAAGACAAGCAAACGTGCTGTTTCTGCAGATGTGTACGAGACGTTAAACCGAAGCCATTAGATCCAGAGGAGGTATATCAGCAGTTTCAGATTTGTCTATATGATACAGGTTGCAGTGCCAAAGGTAACTTTTTCGCTAAGTCTCTTGCACCAGATGGTTTCCCACCGCACTTTCTAAGGCGAAAAGGTTGGCATCTTTGTGCCGAAACTCCTAAAAATTATGAATTAAATGATGATGCTTTAGGCCTCAATGCTGAGTTGAGGCAACAACTTCCAGAGTTCAATTTCACACCATCTTGTAAAAGTTctgatgttgttgttgtaggGAAATGGTATTGTCCTTTCATGTTTATTAAAGATGGAATAGTATTACTTAAAGAACAAATGAAGAGATCAATGTTCTATGAAATGACACTTGAGCAAAGATGGGAGCAATTTTTCACTTGTCAAAATGACTACATTAATGAAGGGAATTCAGTACTTGTTGATGTTGCACCTGACACTGAAGTTGTCCTAGTTGATGGAACTAAAGCAACATGGGATGATAAAAATGTCGTCGAACGAGTAATATGGTTTAGAAGCTATGATAAAAATGGAAAAGAAGTAACAAGTATGGGATTGAGAGAAGAAATAGTTCAAAGAATGAAGTGGGAACAAGAAAGAGGTGGATGGAAAACTCAAAGGAGGATTAAACAAGTTGAGCAGTACAGAGAAAATAGTAGTGGATGGAGAAGATTCAGTTGCTATGTGTTGGTTGAGAGGTTTGTGTTGAGGAGAATGGATAGAAGTCTGGTGATGACTTATGATTTCAAGCACATTGATAAAGTTCAGAGCATATGGGAGTGA
- the LOC104120808 gene encoding probable L-cysteine desulfhydrase, chloroplastic has protein sequence MSSSPKLRHENGPTTTSKPELKPITGTEIEAEFSHHDLTVARINNGSFGSCPLSIISAQQQWQLQFLKQPDYFYFNTLKPSMLKSRTLIQSLVNAEDVDEISIVDNATTAAAIVLQHVTWSFFTSNFQPGDAAVMLHYAYGSVKKSVQAYVARAGGKVIEVQLPFPLLSNEEIITEFDKALKMGKINGGKIRLAVIDHITSMPSVVIPVKELVEMCRNEGVDIIFVDGAHAIGNVEVDVGDIGADFYTSNLHKWFFSPPSAAFLYCKKSDKVLDLHHPVVSNEYGNGLPIESTWIGTRDYSAQLVIPEVVEFVNRFEGGIEGIRRRNHDKVVEMAEMLVKAWGTKLGTPSEMCSSMAMVGMPACLGISSDSDALKLRTHLRVSFKVEVPIYYRAPLEGEVNPITGYARISHQVYNTIEDYYRFRDAIIKLVNDGFTCAVLSN, from the coding sequence ATGTCTTCTTCCCCTAAACTCCGCCATGAAAATGGCCCAACAACCACCTCAAAACCCGAACTTAAACCCATAACCGGAACCGAAATTGAGGCAGAGTTCTCACACCACGACCTAACCGTAGCCCGCATCAACAACGGCAGCTTCGGATCATGCCCGTTATCAATAATCTCTGCCCAACAACAATGGCAACTTCAATTCCTTAAACAACCCGATTACTTCTACTTCAACACTTTGAAACCCTCCATGCTTAAATCCCGTACCTTAATCCAATCCTTAGTCAACGCCGAAGATGTCGACGAAATCTCCATCGTCGATAACGCCACAACAGCCGCCGCAATCGTCCTCCAACACGTCACTTGGTCTTTCTTTACTTCCAATTTTCAACCCGGTGACGCTGCCGTTATGCTCCATTACGCTTATGGTTCAGTTAAAAAATCCGTTCAGGCGTATGTTGCACGCGCCGGCGGCAAGGTAATTGAGGTCCAGTTACCTTTTCCGTTATTGTCGAATGAAGAAATTATTACTGAATTTGATAAAGCTCTTAAAATGGGGAAAATTAATGGAGGGAAAATTAGGTTAGCTGTAATTGATCATATTACTTCTATGCCTAGTGTTGTTATACCTGTTAAGGAacttgttgagatgtgtagaaatGAAGGCGtggatattatttttgttgatggTGCTCATGCTATTGGAAATGTTGAAGTTGATGTAGGTGATATTGGAGCTGATTTTTATACTAGTAATTTGCATAAATGGTTTTTTTCTCCGCCTTCCGCGGCGTTTTTGTATTGTAAGAAATCGGATAAGGTATTGGATTTGCATCATCCTGTGGTATCGAATGAGTATGGGAACGGGTTGCCAATCGAGAGTACTTGGATTGGGACGAGGGATTATAGTGCACAATTGGTGATTCCGGAGGTAGTGGAGTTTGTGAACAGGTTTGAAGGCGGGATTGAGGGAATTAGGAGAAGGAACCATGATAAGGTTGTTGAAATGGCAGAGATGTTGGTGAAGGCGTGGGGGACGAAATTGGGGACGCCATCAGAAATGTGTTCGAGTATGGCCATGGTTGGAATGCCTGCATGTTTAGGGATTTCTAGTGATTCGGATGCTTTGAAGTTGAGGACTCATTTGAGGGTTTCGTTCAAGGTTGAGGTTCCGATATATTACAGGGCGCCATTGGAAGGGGAGGTAAATCCGATAACAGGTTATGCTAGGATCTCCCATCAAGTTTACAATACCATCGAGGATTATTATAGGTTTCGAGATGCCATTATCAAGCTTGTGAACGATGGTTTCACTTGTGCAGTTCTCTCGAATTGA